A window of Rhododendron vialii isolate Sample 1 chromosome 11a, ASM3025357v1 genomic DNA:
tccaaaatctgaatcgttctctcggattgtccattggtttgaggatgatacgcggtACTAAACAAAAGATTGGTGCCCAAAGCGGCTtgcaaactctgccaaaaatGTGCGATAAATCTAGGATCTCGATCGGATACGATAGatacgggaatcccatgaagtcggataatctctcgaatatacaaacggctaagcACATCCACGGAATCGGTAACCTAAATAGGTAAGAAATGTGCGGTTTTTGTCAAACGGTCCACGATTACCCAAATAGCGTCATGCCCCCTCGGCGACCTCGGTAAACCCGTAACGAAGTCCATTATCACGTTCTCCCACCTCCACTCGGCCACTGGcaatggttgtaactcccccgcgggtcgttgatgttcggctttcacttgttgacaCGTAAGACACTTGGATACAaaaatcacaacgtccctcttcattccagaccaccaaaattgcctacgcaagtcatgatacatttttgttCCCCCCGGATGAACGGCTAACGGTGAATGGTGAGACTCTCTcaagatttcttcccgacacgaaacGGGTACGAATAACTTCCCTTGATAGCACAAGCTTTGATTggcgtgaatcatccacccttcttgagcttttccactaaggaatctaGCACGAGTTTCCTCCACTTCTTCATCGTGTTGTTGAGCCTCGATCACTCGAGTTGATAAAGTCGATTGTACGGTTAAGTTGCATAACTTGACTCCTTCCCGGACATCCTCGAAATGCGAAGCATAAAAGCCCAAatcattcatcattttccactcgtGGATAGCTAGACTCGCTAAGTGtatcggttttctactcaacgcATCCGCCATGACGTTCGCTTTCCCCGGGTGGTATTGCAATTCGAAATCGTAATCCTCCAAGTGCTCCATCCAGCGGCGTTGTTgaaggttaagttccttttgagaaaacaaatatttcaaacttttgtggtctgaaaagacttcaaatttttCTCCGTACAAATAATGGCGCCAACTTTTCTAAGCAAAAACGATGGCCACAAGTTCTAGATCATGGGTAGGATAGTTtcgctcgtgagttttcaaGTGCCGCTATACGCTACTACTCGCCCCGCGTGCATCAACATGCACCCTAACCCTTCCTTAGACGCATCACAATATACAGAGTAACCAACTCCACattcgggcacaatcaaaaccggtgcagtagtcaatcgcttcttcaattcttcaaaggccatctcacacgcgtcactccaaacaaaatGAGTCCCCTTACGAGTTAATCTAGTCATTGGTGCCGCTAGACGAGAGAAGTCAAGAACAAAACGGCGGTAGTACCcggccaaacccaagaaactacAGATTTCAAACACATTCTTCGGTCGCTGCCAATTCATAATCGACTCTATCTTCCTCGGATCTATAGACACACCACCCTTCGAAACCAcatgacccaaaaatttgacttcggatagccaaaactcacacttaccAAGCTTGGTGTACAATTGGTGCTCCCTTaagagttcaagaacaatgGTGGGATGAGATTGGTGTTCCTCTTCCGTAGGCGAGTAAATAAGGATGTCATTGacgaatacaaccacaaaacGATAAGGTACGCACGAAAGATACGATTCATTAAGTCCATGAATGTAGCTGGAGTGTTCGTCaatccgaaaggcataacaacgaattTGTAATGACCATAACGAGTACGGAATGCGGTCTTAGGAATATCCTCTCTTCGAACCCTCAATTGGTGATAACTGGACCTCAAGTCAATTTTAGAAAAGCAAGTCACACCCcaaagttgatcaaacaaatcatcgattctagaCATGGGAcacttattcttaatggtgactcaGTTTagcttacgataatcgatacacaaGCAGAGTGAACCATCATTCTTTTGCGCGAAAAGAGCcagtgctccccacggtgatgtACTCGGACGAATGAATCCTAAGTTCTCCAGTTCCTACAACTGAGTCTTCAACTCTCTCAATTCGGCGGGCGTGAAACAATACGGAGGTACGGAGATAGGAGCTGTACCAGGAAATAAGTTGATAGcgaactcaatctctctctcgggAGGTAAACCAGGTAATTCTTCCGGAAACACGTCCGAAAAATCGCAAACCactaagggtaactccccacACACGGAGGCATCCTCATCTAATGTCAAACTTGCCAACAAGGAATAAATTGACTTGCGCTCTCGAAACCCACATAGATACGGTTCCAACGGTTCCTGATGCTCCCCAAAGAATTCGAAACAAGGACCCTCAGgaggacaaatacgaactcgacgcttgAAACAATCAATGGTAGCATGAAAGGTAGATAGACAATCCATTCCCAAGACAAGATCAAACTCCAACAttcccaaaacgatgcaatCGAATACTAAACGACGGTCACAAATGATCAACTCACATTCTTGACAAATACGATCAAGAGGCGTTCTACCCCCTAAAGGTGTCTCAACAAGCAAAGGAGGATTAACATTTTCCGTTTCCAAATCCAGGGCACACACAAATGATGTAGCGATGAATGAAtgtgatgctccagaatcaaagagtactttagcaaaggAATTGAACaatagaaatgtacccctcacaacagaTGTCTCCGGAGCCTGAGAAGCGGTAGATGGAACAGCATAAGTGATATTGTAAACTCGCCTCTGAGTACTCTGACCCTGCACAAGACCTCCCCTCTGACCAGAACTCTGAGTAGGCGTGGAAGAACTCACTCCCTTATCAACCCCGGAATTCTGAACTGACATAGTCTGCTGGAAGTGAGGCTACTGCTGAGTGCCCCTAAACTATTGGCCAACATTATACCCCATTCCCTGCTGCTGCACGGAACCCAACTCAATTAGTTACATTTTAACGTAATTTTAATCAAGTGAATTCCTATTCGTTCTTTACTAACGGAAGGCCAACGGATCACGGATAACATCAAAGCATCAAAAGAAGTCAATTGAACATGCTTGGAATAGATTAGGAGATGTCCAAAAAggtttagaagtgatcgggaaTCAGAACGGTCGAATCGTAAGCAATATGGGCAAAACTGCCCAGAAAGCCAAggagtatcgatacaaaaatAATTGTATTGATACGGGAAAGTTTGGAATatcgataaaaaaataattggatCGATATGGGAATGCTATGACAGATTCTGAAGCTACAGGAATGCAGATTCCTTCAGCGTATCAATTCACAAATACTTGTATCGATACAGGGACATTACAAACAACGATTTTGTGTAGAAAACACAAGGCAAGCACAACACAATAACCAATGATTTAAAGCACGATCTCCACACctaatcaacatataaacacatgaaAGTGgcaaagaagtccctacctcgagATGGAAGCATCAAACGAGAGATCAAGCAAGCAAGCCCTAGACTTTCCAAGTCTGAAATCAACCATGAACTTCTTTCCAAGCTTTACCCAACAAGATACGAGCCCAAAATTGTGTAGAGGAGGTGAAATGAGGGTGGATCCTTGACGTTTTGGTGAGATggagttgagttttgagtgagaggagaagagagagagagagagcaaaaacggctagagagagagaggatgggagAGTGAGAGACACACAAGGAGATATTTTATATCCTACACCCTCGCACACACTTATATCCTACCTGAAAGGCAAATCACACATTTACTCCCTCTAGTTCCCATTCTTCCACTTCAAAACACAGTTCAAATAATCACCACGTAAACCATATTTTCCTAACTTGAtatttaataaacatttcaataattaaaaatatatggGTCTCTAAAGTCTATCctcctttaaaaaaatttgttccaAAATTTACAACTCAAGGCAACTGAGATCATGCATCAAGTAATTATGCTCATGCAACAATACATATTATCCAAACAACAAGTTAACAACCATAAGGTTAAATTTTCAAGactcacattggttaatttgGAAACAAATGCAGATACTTTTCTCTaacttcatcttccctttcccacATCGACTCTTCCTTTCTGAGAGTACTCCAAAGAACTCGCACTAACGGTATGGTCTTACACCTCAAAACTTGCTTGCTTGAATCTAGGATATGTATTGTCTCCTCCCCATAAGATGCATCGGCTTCCAACTCTAGTTTGGACCACTCTAGAACGTGTGATGGATCTGGCTTGTACTTCCGCAACATCAATACATGAAACACATCATGAATGCTCAATAGCCTTGGTGGCAATGCCAATCGATATGCCACTTCCCCAATCTTCTTGATAATGTCAAATGGTCCGATCAAACAAGGTGAAAGTTTGCCCCTTTGCCCAAAATGAGATAGTCCCCGGCGTGGTGACACGTTAAGGAACATGTGATTCCCCACTTCAAATGATAACGGTCGGCGGCGACGATCGACAtaactcttttgcctactttgcaTGGTTAACAATCGTTGACAAATCACTTTGACTTGCTTGGTGGTTCTCCTTTGTGCCTCAAGAAGACGTTGACAAATCGCACTCATACTCTCGGAGGTTTCTTTGATCAAATCTGGCCCAACCAACGTAGCCTCGCCTAACTCGGTCCAACAAATgggtgatcgacacggtcttcCATATAAAGCTTCATATGGTGCCATCTCAATACTAGATTggtagctattgttgtacgcaAATTTGACTAATGGTAGGTGATCCTCCCAATTTCCTCGAAAATCCATAACACACACCCGAAGCAtatcttctaaaatttgaatcgttctctcggattgcccatccgtTTGAGGGTGATACACGGTCCTAAACAATAAGAGATTGGTGCCAAGAGCGGTGTGCAGACTTTGCCAAAAGTTCACAGTAAACCTTGGATCTCGATCCAACACGATAGAAACGGGAATACCATGAAGACAGATAATCTCGTGGAT
This region includes:
- the LOC131306761 gene encoding uncharacterized protein LOC131306761 — protein: MSVQNSGVDKGVSSSTPTQSSGQRGGLVQGQSTQRRVYNITYAVPSTASQAPETSVVRGTFLLFNSFAKVLFDSGASHSFIATSFVCALDLETENVNPPLLVETPLGGRTPLDRICQECELIICDRRLVFDCIVLGMLEFDLVLGMDCLSTFHATIDCFKRRVRICPPEGPCFEFFGEHQEPLEPYLCGFRERKSIYSLLASLTLDEDASVCGELPLVVCDFSDVFPEELPGLPPEREIEFAINLFPGTAPISVPPYCFTPAELRELKTQL